In Virgibacillus sp. NKC19-16, a single genomic region encodes these proteins:
- the gcvPA gene encoding aminomethyl-transferring glycine dehydrogenase subunit GcvPA, whose translation MEFRYLPMTETDKKEMLDTIGIESTDELFSDIPSNIRFKGELNLKKGANEAQLKKELTKMANKNANLTEYSSFLGAGVYDHFIPSVVDHVISRSEFYTAYTPYQPEISQGELQAIFEFQTMITELTGMNVANSSMYDGGTALAEAVNLSAAQTKKKKILVSKAIHPESRDVIDTYAKGPNLEIVEIDHSNGLTDMDQLASELDENTASVVLQYPNFFGQIEPLEKVNELIKQQKKTMFIVSSNPLALGYLTPPGEFGADIVVGDTQVFGIPTQFGGPHCGYFATTSKLMRKVPGRLVGQTKDEDGIRGFVLTLQAREQHIRRDKATSNICSNQALNALASSVAMSSIGKHGLKKMAKLNMQKARYAKQKLEQSTIPVVTEGVFFNELVVKLADSVSEINKKLLDKGIIGGYDLGKSYPELEGHMLIAVTENRTKEEIDAFVKELEDING comes from the coding sequence ATGGAATTTCGTTATTTACCGATGACTGAGACAGATAAGAAAGAGATGTTAGATACAATTGGAATAGAATCAACGGATGAATTATTTTCTGACATCCCAAGTAATATACGTTTTAAGGGCGAGCTTAATCTTAAAAAGGGTGCAAATGAAGCACAGCTAAAGAAAGAATTAACGAAGATGGCAAATAAAAATGCCAATTTAACAGAATATAGCTCCTTTTTAGGTGCAGGTGTTTATGATCATTTTATTCCATCTGTCGTAGATCATGTAATATCAAGATCGGAATTTTATACCGCGTATACACCGTATCAGCCGGAAATATCCCAAGGTGAACTTCAGGCCATCTTTGAATTCCAGACGATGATTACAGAATTAACAGGAATGAACGTAGCAAACTCATCAATGTATGATGGAGGAACTGCGCTTGCAGAGGCGGTAAACTTGAGTGCGGCACAAACGAAGAAGAAAAAAATTCTCGTTTCAAAGGCCATTCATCCTGAATCAAGGGATGTTATTGACACCTATGCAAAGGGGCCTAACCTGGAAATTGTAGAAATTGATCACAGCAATGGACTCACTGACATGGATCAGCTTGCAAGCGAATTAGATGAAAATACGGCGAGTGTTGTACTGCAGTATCCAAACTTTTTTGGACAGATTGAACCATTGGAAAAGGTGAATGAATTAATTAAACAACAAAAGAAAACCATGTTTATTGTTTCTAGTAACCCGCTAGCATTAGGTTATTTGACACCACCGGGAGAATTTGGTGCTGATATTGTTGTCGGAGACACGCAAGTATTTGGAATACCTACCCAGTTTGGAGGCCCTCATTGTGGATATTTTGCAACGACTAGTAAATTAATGCGCAAAGTTCCTGGCCGCTTGGTTGGACAGACGAAAGACGAAGACGGGATACGTGGCTTTGTATTAACGTTACAAGCAAGAGAACAGCATATCAGAAGGGACAAAGCGACTTCCAATATTTGTTCAAATCAAGCATTAAATGCATTAGCTAGTTCTGTTGCAATGAGCTCAATCGGAAAGCACGGATTGAAAAAAATGGCAAAATTAAATATGCAAAAAGCCCGGTACGCAAAACAAAAGTTGGAGCAATCAACTATTCCTGTTGTTACAGAAGGTGTGTTCTTCAATGAATTGGTTGTGAAACTTGCTGACTCTGTAAGTGAAATAAATAAAAAGTTGCTGGATAAAGGGATTATCGGTGGCTATGATCTAGGAAAATCGTATCCTGAACTTGAAGGGCATATGTTAATTGCTGTAACCGAAAACCGCACAAAAGAAGAGATCGACGCTTTTGTTAAAGAATTGGAGGATATCAATGGCTAA
- a CDS encoding YqzE family protein — translation MRLISGNDYVKFMTEQVVTYIDLPSEERKKRKVKQKNPPATYSSRWLGILPFALKTIWKKAE, via the coding sequence GTGAGACTAATTTCCGGAAATGATTATGTAAAATTTATGACGGAACAAGTGGTGACATATATCGATTTACCTTCTGAGGAAAGAAAAAAACGCAAAGTAAAACAAAAAAATCCTCCTGCAACTTACAGCAGTCGCTGGCTGGGAATTTTGCCATTTGCGCTAAAAACAATTTGGAAAAAGGCTGAATAA
- the comGC gene encoding competence type IV pilus major pilin ComGC, with product MFKNNRGFTLIEMLIVLMVISVLIILFVPNLSDRSGDVHGTGCDALVSLVQSQAELYELEEGSQPGSIQALVDDGYITLDQIECSNGTPLSISNGTVSAD from the coding sequence ATGTTTAAAAATAATCGAGGATTTACACTGATCGAAATGCTTATTGTATTAATGGTTATATCTGTACTGATTATCCTGTTTGTGCCTAATTTAAGTGATAGAAGCGGCGATGTTCATGGTACAGGATGTGACGCGCTTGTAAGTCTTGTACAAAGTCAGGCTGAGTTATATGAATTGGAGGAAGGATCACAACCTGGGAGCATACAAGCTTTAGTTGATGATGGATATATTACCCTAGATCAAATAGAGTGTTCGAATGGAACTCCTTTATCGATTAGCAATGGGACTGTTTCTGCAGATTAA
- a CDS encoding DUF559 domain-containing protein, translating into MPSKKPPLVCIVCNSYFEAKNRKTKTCSSECSKINKSQKIKQWHNQMNSDEKHKHFKTIITKTATTRRQNNTPSWNSGKKGIYSESTINKIRQATLKQMEKQVFHKTNIEKKLENFIRMNNIKNIYSFILEKRQFDFSLVEYNTIIECDGDYWHANPKFYPVPMEWQKKRIEIDLYKNEITKKNGYNIIRFWEDDILNNFKYVESIIDDLLATT; encoded by the coding sequence ATGCCGTCAAAAAAACCACCATTAGTTTGTATAGTTTGTAATTCTTATTTTGAGGCAAAAAACAGAAAAACTAAAACATGTTCTAGTGAATGCTCCAAAATAAATAAATCACAAAAAATTAAACAATGGCATAATCAAATGAACAGTGACGAAAAACATAAACATTTTAAAACTATTATTACTAAAACAGCAACAACTAGACGCCAAAATAATACTCCATCTTGGAATAGTGGAAAAAAAGGTATATATAGTGAATCCACTATTAATAAGATTCGACAAGCTACATTAAAACAAATGGAAAAACAGGTCTTTCACAAAACAAATATTGAAAAGAAGCTAGAAAATTTCATTAGGATGAATAATATAAAAAATATATATTCATTTATCCTAGAGAAAAGACAATTTGATTTCTCACTTGTAGAATATAACACTATTATTGAATGCGATGGCGATTATTGGCATGCTAACCCAAAATTTTATCCAGTACCAATGGAATGGCAAAAGAAAAGAATTGAAATTGACCTATACAAAAATGAGATAACAAAGAAAAACGGATATAATATAATCCGTTTTTGGGAAGATGACATATTAAATAATTTTAAATATGTTGAAAGCATCATAGATGACTTGTTGGCTACAACGTAA
- the gcvPB gene encoding aminomethyl-transferring glycine dehydrogenase subunit GcvPB, with protein MANKDFPLIFERSKEGRTSYSLPEMDVPEVDLDAELESSYIRTSPPNLPEVSELDIMRHYTGLSNRNYGVDSGFYPLGSCTMKYNPKINEDVARLNGFNHIHPHQSTESVQGAMEMMYDLQTSLREITGMHEVSLQSAAGAQGEWTSLMMIRAFHEANGDFDRTKVIVPDSAHGTNPSSAAVAGFDAVTVKTNEQGLVDIEDLKGIVGKDTAALMLTNPNTLGLFETEIIEMAEIVHGVGGKLYYDGANLNAIMGYARPADMGFDAVHLNLHKTFTGPHGGGGPGSGPVGVSKELEPFLPKPVIVKKEGQYDFDYDRPNSIGRIKPYYGNFGINLRAYTYIRTMGAEGLKKVSEYAVLNANYMMRKLGEAYELPYQQHCKHEFVLSGKRQKKLGVRTLDVAKRLLDYGYHPPTIYFPLNVEEAMMVEPTETESKETLDGFIDSMISIAEETKNDPELVQEAPHNTIVKRMDETTAARKPILSYSK; from the coding sequence ATGGCTAATAAAGATTTTCCATTAATTTTTGAACGCAGTAAAGAAGGAAGAACGAGCTATAGTTTACCAGAAATGGATGTTCCGGAAGTGGATCTGGACGCTGAATTAGAAAGTTCTTATATTCGCACTTCTCCTCCTAATTTACCTGAAGTGAGCGAGTTGGATATCATGCGACATTATACCGGGCTTTCCAATCGAAATTATGGGGTTGATTCAGGCTTTTATCCGTTGGGATCCTGTACGATGAAGTACAATCCAAAAATAAATGAGGATGTTGCTCGTTTGAATGGCTTCAATCACATTCACCCACATCAAAGTACTGAAAGTGTCCAAGGTGCAATGGAGATGATGTATGACTTACAAACCTCATTACGGGAAATTACCGGAATGCATGAAGTATCACTTCAGTCTGCAGCAGGAGCTCAAGGAGAATGGACGTCATTAATGATGATTCGTGCGTTTCATGAAGCAAATGGTGATTTTGACCGTACAAAGGTTATCGTTCCTGATTCTGCACATGGAACCAATCCTTCTTCAGCAGCCGTTGCCGGATTTGATGCAGTCACTGTAAAAACGAATGAGCAAGGTTTAGTAGATATAGAAGATTTAAAAGGTATTGTTGGAAAAGATACAGCAGCATTAATGTTAACAAATCCGAATACATTAGGTTTATTTGAAACTGAAATTATAGAGATGGCAGAAATCGTTCATGGTGTTGGTGGAAAATTGTACTATGATGGGGCTAATTTGAATGCCATTATGGGTTATGCAAGGCCAGCAGATATGGGGTTTGATGCGGTACATTTAAACCTTCACAAAACATTTACAGGCCCACATGGTGGTGGAGGGCCTGGATCTGGTCCAGTAGGTGTATCCAAAGAACTCGAGCCATTTTTACCAAAGCCTGTAATCGTTAAAAAAGAGGGTCAATACGATTTTGATTATGATAGACCAAATTCAATTGGAAGAATAAAACCTTACTATGGAAACTTCGGAATTAACCTTCGTGCCTATACGTATATCCGTACAATGGGGGCAGAAGGGCTTAAAAAAGTTAGTGAATATGCTGTGTTAAACGCAAATTATATGATGCGCAAACTTGGAGAGGCGTATGAACTACCATATCAGCAGCATTGTAAACATGAATTTGTTTTATCAGGAAAAAGACAAAAGAAATTAGGTGTTCGTACATTGGATGTAGCTAAACGCCTGCTTGATTATGGCTACCATCCACCAACGATATACTTCCCATTAAATGTGGAAGAAGCAATGATGGTTGAGCCGACGGAAACAGAGTCCAAGGAGACCTTGGATGGGTTTATTGATTCTATGATTTCTATTGCCGAGGAAACAAAGAATGACCCTGAATTAGTTCAAGAGGCTCCGCATAATACGATTGTTAAACGGATGGATGAAACAACGGCAGCAAGAAAACCAATTTTAAGCTATAGTAAATAA
- a CDS encoding DEAD/DEAH box helicase, with protein MTSIHLQKDSTFIDQLQSDFEKESKFSPWDLFSMTYQAELTTITPEFSGLRALEYLPHVEFLSHQIETAKQAIEDMNGRAILADEVGLGKTIEAGLILKEYMIRGLVKKALILVPASLVNQWVKELNEKFYIPAVAHRKNYAWDQFDVIISSMDTAKRSPHRENILDIDYDFILIDEAHKLKNHKTKNYSFVRLLKKKYCLLLTATPVQNRLIEIFNLVSILKPGHLGNYDSFLDQYGKDRKKIKQDMYLKQLIQKVMIRNTRKDTTLNNTKRHIETVWVDFKPEQLEVYEALNQITMPFSSFSKITFLRELCSSREACYLSLQKLAMEEDNKESIQPVLSKIEQLPHHVKAEKVVELIKNIGDEKVIIFTEYRATQYYLQWYLQQEGISSVPFRGGFKKGKKDWMRQLFRDHAQVLIATEAGGEGINLQFCNHMINYDLPWNPMRLEQRIGRIHRYGQEKDVHVYNFAIRETIEEHIMSLLYEKINLFEQVIGHLDDILAELDITDIETEIENIYVESTSTGEAKIKLNNLSSIIKHTHANVDNEERQYGNY; from the coding sequence ATGACGTCTATTCACTTACAAAAAGATTCAACTTTCATTGACCAGCTGCAATCGGATTTTGAGAAGGAAAGCAAGTTTTCACCATGGGACCTTTTCTCCATGACCTATCAGGCTGAGCTTACAACGATCACCCCTGAATTTTCCGGTTTACGTGCATTAGAGTACCTGCCGCATGTTGAATTTTTAAGTCATCAGATCGAAACGGCAAAGCAAGCAATCGAGGACATGAACGGCCGCGCTATATTAGCTGATGAGGTTGGGCTCGGCAAAACCATTGAAGCTGGCCTAATATTAAAAGAATACATGATTAGGGGTTTAGTTAAAAAAGCACTTATCCTGGTCCCAGCTTCTCTGGTAAACCAGTGGGTAAAAGAACTTAATGAAAAATTTTATATTCCGGCTGTTGCCCACAGGAAAAATTATGCCTGGGACCAGTTTGACGTTATTATATCATCAATGGATACTGCAAAGCGTTCCCCGCATCGTGAAAATATATTGGATATAGATTATGACTTCATATTGATTGATGAAGCCCATAAGCTAAAGAATCATAAAACAAAAAACTATTCCTTTGTCCGCCTGCTAAAGAAGAAATACTGTTTATTATTAACTGCTACTCCTGTTCAGAATCGGCTAATCGAAATATTTAACTTGGTTTCCATATTAAAGCCGGGACATTTGGGAAATTATGATTCGTTTCTCGATCAATACGGGAAGGATCGCAAAAAAATTAAACAGGACATGTATTTGAAGCAATTAATCCAAAAAGTAATGATTCGTAATACCAGAAAAGATACGACATTAAATAATACCAAGCGTCATATTGAAACCGTTTGGGTTGATTTCAAACCGGAACAACTGGAGGTTTACGAAGCGCTTAATCAGATAACAATGCCCTTTTCTTCATTTTCCAAGATTACATTTTTAAGAGAATTATGCTCATCACGCGAGGCTTGTTATTTATCCCTTCAAAAATTAGCGATGGAAGAAGACAATAAAGAATCTATTCAGCCGGTATTGTCAAAGATCGAACAATTACCTCACCATGTAAAAGCAGAAAAAGTGGTTGAATTAATTAAGAATATCGGGGACGAAAAAGTGATTATTTTCACAGAATACAGGGCAACTCAATATTACTTGCAATGGTATCTTCAGCAAGAAGGAATTTCTTCCGTCCCTTTTAGAGGTGGTTTTAAAAAAGGGAAAAAAGACTGGATGCGGCAACTGTTTAGAGACCATGCACAGGTTTTAATTGCTACAGAGGCAGGTGGTGAAGGGATTAACTTGCAATTTTGTAATCACATGATTAACTATGACCTGCCTTGGAATCCGATGCGGCTTGAACAGCGAATTGGGCGAATTCATCGGTATGGTCAGGAAAAAGACGTCCATGTATATAATTTTGCCATCAGGGAGACAATCGAAGAACATATTATGAGCCTGCTATATGAAAAAATCAACCTATTTGAGCAAGTTATTGGACATTTGGATGATATTTTAGCTGAGCTTGACATAACGGATATTGAAACTGAAATTGAAAATATTTATGTAGAGTCTACATCTACAGGTGAAGCTAAAATTAAATTAAATAATCTCTCGTCGATCATTAAACACACACATGCCAATGTAGATAATGAGGAGCGTCAATATGGCAATTACTAA
- a CDS encoding HNH endonuclease: MEKQCLNCGKLMKVKPSHFDRRKYCSRNCKGEYQSENPIAFKHLSKKVNVTCSHCGNKILRKQSKISKNNFCNRECNNGYLRENNKKINQHLKQQITKTCLTCDENFNVIVSRKETAKYCSKSCLGKANGKRGEVQYRKRVNIYCTNCSKTIERKPSIIKNWNFCDVICMAEYYSKSGAFSGENNLVWQGGDIDYYGPNWRSQRRKTRIRDEFTCQDCGLTEKELGKELSVHHLVPFRKFNGDWEQANKLSNLISLCEHPCHRNRHRKKMVDDIV, translated from the coding sequence TTGGAAAAACAATGTCTAAATTGCGGAAAATTAATGAAAGTAAAACCAAGTCATTTTGATAGGAGAAAATATTGCTCTAGAAATTGTAAAGGTGAATATCAAAGTGAAAATCCAATTGCTTTTAAACATTTAAGTAAAAAGGTAAATGTTACGTGTTCTCATTGTGGTAACAAGATTTTGAGGAAACAATCAAAAATCAGTAAAAACAATTTTTGTAATAGAGAGTGTAACAATGGCTATTTAAGAGAAAATAACAAAAAAATAAATCAGCATTTGAAGCAACAAATTACAAAAACTTGTCTAACATGTGATGAGAACTTCAACGTAATTGTTTCGAGGAAAGAAACTGCAAAATATTGCTCTAAATCATGTTTAGGTAAAGCGAACGGCAAGAGAGGTGAAGTGCAATACAGGAAGCGAGTTAATATTTATTGCACAAATTGTTCTAAAACAATAGAGCGTAAACCCTCGATAATTAAAAATTGGAATTTTTGCGATGTTATTTGCATGGCAGAGTACTATTCAAAATCTGGAGCATTCTCAGGAGAAAATAACTTAGTCTGGCAAGGTGGGGACATTGATTATTATGGCCCTAATTGGAGATCTCAAAGAAGGAAAACAAGAATAAGAGATGAATTTACTTGTCAAGATTGTGGTTTAACAGAAAAGGAACTTGGTAAAGAATTATCTGTGCATCATCTAGTTCCTTTTAGAAAATTTAATGGAGACTGGGAGCAGGCAAATAAACTTTCAAATTTGATAAGTTTGTGTGAACACCCTTGTCACCGCAATAGGCATAGAAAGAAAATGGTTGATGATATAGTCTGA
- a CDS encoding YqhG family protein codes for MAITNLNEFLQDYFTANQCELIFNEDGVLTVQLTEEMDRALMNRPFYWHYVKSTGYAGEPMKLTLVTNPDKREEKGEWIHFGSPRLQQILTQLKQNEKVTKLFQKVETNQNTPLYPWLVVNIKISYVGKQKKDEVFSIGLHLVNGMMKVEMMEQMQQLSLQMTISDYCYPISPLIKLKSGYLRIQSVIDNYIENQTHEWAEESWKTLDEEIQMLHYFYTGETETVNEQKQKELNEMKERYEPYISYEVINGGIFYFTEDAFV; via the coding sequence ATGGCAATTACTAATTTAAACGAATTCTTGCAGGATTATTTTACCGCCAATCAGTGTGAACTTATCTTTAATGAAGATGGTGTATTAACGGTACAACTAACAGAAGAAATGGATAGGGCATTAATGAATCGGCCATTTTATTGGCATTATGTGAAGAGTACTGGATATGCTGGTGAACCAATGAAGCTTACACTCGTCACAAACCCGGATAAGCGGGAAGAAAAGGGAGAATGGATTCATTTCGGCAGTCCACGCTTGCAGCAAATACTTACTCAGCTTAAACAAAATGAAAAAGTCACTAAATTATTCCAGAAAGTAGAAACAAATCAAAATACACCGTTATACCCCTGGTTGGTGGTAAATATAAAGATAAGTTATGTCGGCAAGCAAAAGAAAGATGAAGTATTTTCAATCGGATTGCATTTAGTAAATGGTATGATGAAAGTTGAAATGATGGAACAGATGCAGCAGTTATCACTCCAAATGACAATATCTGATTACTGTTATCCCATTTCACCACTTATTAAACTAAAAAGTGGTTATCTTCGTATCCAGTCTGTGATTGATAATTATATTGAAAATCAAACACATGAATGGGCAGAAGAATCATGGAAAACATTAGATGAAGAAATTCAAATGCTTCATTATTTTTATACAGGGGAAACAGAAACTGTAAACGAACAAAAGCAAAAAGAATTGAACGAAATGAAAGAACGCTATGAACCATACATATCCTATGAAGTAATTAATGGTGGTATTTTTTATTTTACGGAGGATGCATTTGTATAA
- the comGB gene encoding competence type IV pilus assembly protein ComGB, with protein sequence MDIYLKRFIRIRKEKISSEIQLRFLKRLNRLLHNGYPLIEALEVIKWDKQLITPATEITDAVKNGYPIDKAFEQAAFHQTITTYLYFVRVNGDVQGSIGKCIEMYEHRMKYMKKFQQIVRYPLILLLIFSLLLYFIKQYVLPSFADLFQTSTEASSMVILSILVIDLLGNMVIALTALILIAIIIWNFIKHRLTITKQINFYNSLPIYRTFLKLQTSFLFATHFSTLLKTGMSFKEILTQMSSQNKLPIIAHYSNLMTEELMRGLPIASLLSQMRFLENQLASIFQKNVDAHALEKDLDVYAEILTEEIQRKIMKALTLIQPLFFIVLASFIIFIYMTLMWPMFELIQTI encoded by the coding sequence ATGGATATATATCTGAAGAGATTTATAAGAATTCGTAAAGAAAAAATTTCCAGTGAAATTCAATTACGCTTTTTAAAGCGACTGAATCGATTATTGCATAATGGGTATCCATTAATTGAAGCCTTGGAAGTAATCAAGTGGGACAAGCAGTTAATTACGCCAGCAACAGAAATTACGGATGCTGTAAAAAACGGCTACCCTATTGATAAAGCGTTCGAACAAGCAGCATTTCATCAAACGATTACCACATATTTATATTTTGTCAGAGTAAACGGAGACGTGCAGGGTAGTATCGGCAAATGTATTGAGATGTACGAACACCGAATGAAATATATGAAGAAATTTCAACAAATCGTGCGTTATCCGTTAATCCTGTTACTCATTTTCTCCTTACTGCTCTATTTCATTAAACAATATGTTCTTCCATCCTTTGCAGATCTTTTTCAAACAAGCACAGAAGCCTCTTCCATGGTCATCTTATCTATTTTAGTTATTGACTTATTAGGAAATATGGTAATTGCGCTGACTGCTCTGATTCTGATAGCGATCATTATTTGGAATTTTATCAAACACAGGCTTACCATAACAAAGCAAATCAACTTTTATAATAGCTTACCAATTTACCGAACATTTCTTAAACTGCAAACCTCCTTTCTTTTTGCAACACATTTTAGCACCCTTTTGAAAACAGGCATGTCCTTCAAAGAAATTCTAACGCAAATGTCCAGCCAAAATAAATTACCAATTATTGCACATTACTCAAATTTAATGACAGAAGAATTAATGAGGGGGTTGCCTATCGCAAGCCTGCTTTCACAAATGCGTTTTCTGGAAAACCAGCTCGCTTCCATTTTCCAAAAAAATGTGGATGCCCATGCGTTAGAGAAGGACCTGGATGTGTATGCAGAGATTCTTACAGAGGAAATACAGCGAAAAATAATGAAAGCACTCACGTTAATTCAACCATTATTTTTTATTGTATTAGCCAGTTTTATCATTTTTATTTATATGACATTGATGTGGCCAATGTTCGAATTAATCCAAACAATCTAA
- the mntR gene encoding transcriptional regulator MntR, with protein MPTPSMEDYIEQIYNLIETKGYARVADIAEALMVHPSSVTKMVQKLDKDEYLNYEKYRGLVLTARGKKIGERLVFRHELLEEFLGIIGVDKEKIYEDVEGIEHHLSWNSIDRIGDLVNYFKSDKNRVLQLRQLHMENEKD; from the coding sequence ATGCCTACACCCAGTATGGAAGATTATATTGAACAAATATACAATTTAATTGAGACGAAAGGCTATGCGCGGGTAGCTGATATTGCAGAAGCATTAATGGTACATCCATCCTCTGTAACAAAGATGGTTCAGAAACTCGATAAAGACGAGTATTTGAACTATGAGAAGTATCGAGGACTTGTACTTACTGCCAGAGGGAAAAAAATTGGCGAAAGGTTGGTATTTCGACATGAATTATTGGAGGAATTTCTTGGTATAATTGGTGTCGATAAAGAAAAGATTTATGAGGATGTGGAAGGTATCGAACATCACCTTAGCTGGAATTCAATTGATCGGATTGGAGACTTAGTAAATTATTTCAAATCTGATAAAAACCGCGTATTGCAATTAAGGCAACTACATATGGAAAATGAAAAAGACTAA
- the comGA gene encoding competence type IV pilus ATPase ComGA: MNPAAAISNNLLTAAFESQASDIHFYPFQDHTNVYFRIHGKRIFYKRLISAKYQLLLTYYKFTSGMDIGEIRKPQNGTITHQESNQMYSLRLSTLPVNLMESLAIRILPQEENLSLDQLFLFPNQLNKLKEWITNQAGIVLFTGPTGSGKTTTMYSLLQTILSEKSYQTITLEDPIEKEMDDILQVQINEKAGITYQSGLKAALRHDPDIIMIGEIRDKATAEFAFDASLTGHLVLSTLHAKNASGTVHRLLEMGLKQTDLQQSLIAVAALQLLPIQINETTKRRAAILELLEGKRLEKTIQGVDDKTENAFYSFDHLRKKAYAYGYISEEIYKNS, translated from the coding sequence TTGAATCCTGCTGCAGCAATATCGAATAATCTTCTCACTGCTGCCTTCGAATCCCAAGCATCGGATATTCACTTTTACCCATTCCAAGATCATACCAATGTTTATTTCCGCATCCATGGGAAACGGATCTTTTATAAGCGTTTAATAAGTGCTAAGTATCAACTATTATTAACGTACTATAAATTTACATCCGGAATGGATATAGGTGAAATCAGAAAACCGCAAAATGGCACGATTACACATCAAGAATCAAATCAAATGTACTCCCTGAGATTATCAACACTTCCCGTCAACCTAATGGAAAGCTTAGCCATTCGAATCCTTCCACAGGAAGAAAACCTTTCTCTTGACCAACTTTTTCTTTTTCCAAATCAACTGAATAAATTAAAGGAATGGATTACGAACCAAGCTGGCATAGTACTATTTACCGGCCCAACAGGAAGTGGAAAAACAACAACCATGTATTCGCTCTTGCAAACGATTCTAAGTGAAAAGTCTTACCAGACGATTACATTGGAAGACCCTATTGAAAAAGAGATGGATGATATTCTGCAAGTACAGATTAACGAAAAAGCCGGCATTACTTATCAAAGCGGGTTAAAAGCTGCACTCAGACATGATCCCGATATTATCATGATTGGAGAGATTCGTGATAAAGCTACAGCAGAGTTTGCTTTTGATGCTTCTCTAACCGGACATCTTGTACTAAGTACCTTGCATGCTAAAAATGCTTCAGGAACGGTTCATCGTCTACTGGAAATGGGGTTAAAACAAACCGATTTGCAACAATCACTTATAGCAGTGGCAGCACTGCAACTATTGCCTATTCAAATAAATGAAACGACAAAAAGACGGGCTGCCATACTGGAACTATTAGAAGGCAAACGATTGGAAAAAACAATACAAGGAGTTGATGACAAAACTGAAAATGCATTTTATTCCTTTGACCATTTAAGAAAGAAGGCTTATGCATATGGATATATATCTGAAGAGATTTATAAGAATTCGTAA
- a CDS encoding rhodanese-like domain-containing protein, which produces MEFLVIAIVALLAFGVFRYFRQRNFLKVLTQDQFREGYRKAQLIDVREPQEFDKGHILGARNIPVTQMKQRLVEIRKDKPVYLYCQSGSRSGRAAQLLHKKGYQDISQLKGGFKKWTGKIKTK; this is translated from the coding sequence ATGGAATTTTTAGTAATAGCAATAGTTGCACTGCTTGCGTTCGGTGTGTTTCGATATTTCAGGCAACGTAATTTTTTAAAGGTTTTAACTCAGGATCAATTTCGTGAAGGTTATCGAAAAGCACAACTTATAGATGTAAGAGAGCCACAGGAATTTGATAAAGGACATATTCTTGGCGCTAGAAATATTCCGGTAACACAAATGAAACAACGATTAGTAGAAATCCGGAAAGACAAACCGGTTTATCTCTATTGTCAAAGTGGTTCGCGCTCCGGGCGGGCAGCACAACTTCTGCATAAAAAGGGATACCAGGATATTAGCCAACTAAAAGGCGGATTTAAAAAATGGACTGGAAAAATTAAGACGAAATAA